Part of the Melopsittacus undulatus isolate bMelUnd1 chromosome 12, bMelUnd1.mat.Z, whole genome shotgun sequence genome, TTCATGAAGAATGCAGAGCACTATGGTGTGGATCCTGCCAACATAACTGTCTGTGGGGACAGTGCTGGGGGCAACCTGGCAGCTGCTGTTAGCCAGACCCTTGCAGGTAGATCAGAGCTCCCCAGCCTGCGTGCCCAGGTCTTGATCTACCCAGGCCTGCAGGCCCTGGACTTCAATTTACCATCCTATCAGCAGAATCGGGGAGTCCCTCTCTTATTCCGAGAGCgtgctgctttctttgctttgcagtACCTCAATGGGCATGCACTGCATATGCAAGAGGTCTTGGAGGGCTCTCATATTCCTCCAGATATGAGGCTGAAGTATAGGAAGTGGGTGAGTCCAGATCACATCCCTCAGAAATTTAAGGTCAGAGGTGTGAAGCCACGTAAGTCCACTGATTTTATTGCTGAAGTTTATGAGACAGTGAAGAGATTCTGTGAGCCCAACCTGTGCCCGCTGCTGGCTGAAGATGCTGTGGTTCAGCAGCTGCCTCAGTCTTTCATCCTGACTTGTGAGTATGATGTGCTGAGGGACGATGGCTTGCTTTACAAGAAGAGACTGGAGGACAATGGTGTTCCAGTGACCTGGTACCACCTTGAGGATGGATTCCATGGAATCATAAGCCTCTATGATTACTGTGGTTTGTCATTCCCGTCTGGGAAAAGGGGATTGGACAGCGTTGTAAACTTCCTAAAAAGCTTATAGCAAACATCTTGGATTCCACGAGTCTGTTCATGCCTCAACTTAGGAAAATGTCGTTTTAGGATATTGAGTATCAGGTGATCGCTAGTCAATCAAGAGCAGCACTAACAATGACATACAAGGCTCATCAGAACCTCATTCCAGCTCTTAGTTGGAACATGGAATATGCAAACCTTCTACAAGCTTGTACCACACTGCAAGCCCTTATCTTTAGTTATGTCAATAAAcaagaatttaattttgaatgGACATCCTGGTTTGTTCcacttctttaaaataaaatttgaccATGAAGAGagactgtgtgtgtgcaggtgtgTGTAGTGCGGTCTGTAGAGGAGTATGTGCTTTATATCAGGGTGTTGAGGGACAATACACTGTGCTCTGATTCTGAGCTGTATTAGAGAAAATATCCAGGTGATTTTTCTGGGTTAGGAGCCATTGTTTTGGTCAACAGGAAGTAGAATGTGGTTACTGGAATGACAGTCTCCATGGGGATAGCAAACACAAATGGTTCCATGGCTACAGGGTTCCATGCCTCACTCACATCACCCAGCACATGGGCAGGCAGAAGTTGAGCCCCTTTCTGCTCTAGTTTTAGTGCTGGGCTACTGAGTAATCTTTCACCCACATAACTTGAAGGACAATTCCAACAACCACTGCGGTGATGCTGTTGAGACGAAGACGT contains:
- the LOC101879851 gene encoding arylacetamide deacetylase-like 4 isoform X2, which encodes METCARTLPQKGRILEKTGLCNQITFGRYVRQGRKLGVDPKLLIQDLQFNKVPVRVYQPKATSDGRRRALIFFHGGGWVFGSLDTYEKVCRYLSRESVSVVVSVQYRLAPEHKYPDAYEDCLNATIHFMKNAEHYGVDPANITVCGDSAGGNLAAAVSQTLAGRSELPSLRAQVLIYPGLQALDFNLPSYQQNRGVPLLFRERAAFFALQYLNGHALHMQEVLEGSHIPPDMRLKYRKWVSPDHIPQKFKVRGVKPRKSTDFIAEVYETVKRFCEPNLCPLLAEDAVVQQLPQSFILTCEYDVLRDDGLLYKKRLEDNGVPVTWYHLEDGFHGIISLYDYCGLSFPSGKRGLDSVVNFLKSL
- the LOC101879851 gene encoding arylacetamide deacetylase-like 4 isoform X1; amino-acid sequence: MALLPALLLLLLLLGLAALAAVLAAVLLSLPSYDIPPGVNQPAKLRLVLAVLLGTAALGRILEKTGLCNQITFGRYVRQGRKLGVDPKLLIQDLQFNKVPVRVYQPKATSDGRRRALIFFHGGGWVFGSLDTYEKVCRYLSRESVSVVVSVQYRLAPEHKYPDAYEDCLNATIHFMKNAEHYGVDPANITVCGDSAGGNLAAAVSQTLAGRSELPSLRAQVLIYPGLQALDFNLPSYQQNRGVPLLFRERAAFFALQYLNGHALHMQEVLEGSHIPPDMRLKYRKWVSPDHIPQKFKVRGVKPRKSTDFIAEVYETVKRFCEPNLCPLLAEDAVVQQLPQSFILTCEYDVLRDDGLLYKKRLEDNGVPVTWYHLEDGFHGIISLYDYCGLSFPSGKRGLDSVVNFLKSL